In Sphingopyxis sp. FD7, a single window of DNA contains:
- a CDS encoding molybdopterin-dependent oxidoreductase, whose amino-acid sequence MPRRELIVRAGGLAATLPLLGACDAINGAPAVRKILSMGEEMNRASQRALIDRDALAREFTRADLSPVFRSNGTRLPPGAAYAAHAATGFADWRVAVTGLVARPLSLSLADIRAMPQRTQITRHDCVEGWSAIGEWTGPQLRRILAAAGVKDRARYIVFRCADRLGDALYYESCDMVDALHPQTILAWALNREILPIANGAPLRLRLERQLGYKHAKYVTAIEAVDSLGEIGAGRGGYWEDRIDYEWYAGI is encoded by the coding sequence ATGCCGCGCCGCGAACTGATCGTCCGCGCCGGCGGGCTTGCCGCGACGCTGCCGCTGCTCGGCGCGTGCGATGCGATCAACGGCGCGCCCGCGGTGCGCAAGATATTGTCGATGGGCGAGGAGATGAACCGCGCGAGCCAGCGCGCGCTGATCGACCGTGATGCGCTCGCGCGCGAGTTCACCCGCGCCGACCTGTCGCCCGTCTTTCGCTCGAACGGCACGCGTCTGCCGCCGGGCGCAGCCTATGCCGCGCACGCCGCCACAGGCTTCGCCGACTGGCGCGTCGCCGTGACGGGGCTCGTCGCGCGGCCGCTGTCGCTGTCGCTGGCCGACATTCGCGCGATGCCGCAGCGCACGCAGATCACGCGCCACGACTGCGTCGAGGGGTGGAGCGCGATCGGCGAATGGACGGGGCCGCAGCTTCGCCGCATCCTCGCCGCGGCGGGGGTGAAGGATCGCGCGCGCTATATCGTCTTTCGCTGCGCCGACCGGCTTGGCGATGCGCTCTATTATGAAAGCTGCGACATGGTCGATGCGCTGCATCCGCAGACGATCCTCGCCTGGGCGCTCAACCGCGAAATCCTGCCGATCGCCAATGGCGCGCCGCTGCGCCTGCGGCTCGAACGCCAGCTCGGCTACAAGCACGCCAAATATGTCACGGCGATCGAGGCGGTCGACAGCTTGGGCGAGATCGGCGCGGGCAGGGGCGGCTATTGGGAAGACCGCATCGATTATGAATGGTATGCCGGCATCTGA
- a CDS encoding DUF1801 domain-containing protein produces the protein MAKAELKTQATAASVADFIAAVPDARRREEAAVVDAIHRRVTGLDPKMWGPSIIGYGSYDYRYDSGRSGTMCRAGFSPRKAAMTVYLMGRYCDRQAEADALFARLGKHKTGKSCLYINKLADVDLGVLEQLVALSWDSMNKLYPV, from the coding sequence ATGGCGAAAGCCGAACTGAAAACACAGGCGACCGCGGCATCGGTCGCGGACTTCATCGCCGCGGTGCCGGATGCACGGCGGCGCGAGGAAGCGGCGGTGGTCGATGCGATCCACCGCCGCGTCACCGGCCTCGATCCGAAGATGTGGGGACCGTCGATCATCGGCTATGGCAGCTATGACTATCGCTATGACAGCGGCCGGTCGGGAACGATGTGCCGTGCGGGTTTCAGCCCGCGCAAGGCGGCGATGACCGTCTATCTGATGGGCCGGTATTGCGACCGGCAAGCCGAAGCCGACGCGCTGTTCGCGCGGCTCGGCAAGCACAAGACGGGCAAGTCGTGCCTTTATATCAACAAGCTGGCCGATGTGGACCTTGGCGTTCTGGAGCAACTTGTCGCGCTGAGCTGGGACAGCATGAACAAGCTCTATCCCGTTTAA
- a CDS encoding SAM-dependent methyltransferase, with amino-acid sequence MSILRPFLSRIVRKGRLTVVAPDGARETFGEPAPGFPDVTVRFTSRRGMRRILLDPRLGAGEAFMDGEMELIQGDIMDLVTLIRMNTPWDRGARLKDKTWLGRRADWLKTRLGSINRQRQSRANVRHHYDIGNELYRLFLDDDMQYSCAWWSRPDMTLEEAQAAKKAHIAAKLALAPGQRILDIGCGWGGMAITLAKLEAVEVLGITLSEEQLRLARERAAAAGVADRVTFELIDYRDLAARDAGRFDRIVSVGMFEHVGAANFEAFFRAAANLMTADGVMLLHTIGRFGRPGATDAFTRKYIFPGGYIPALSETLAASEKSRLIATDIETLRLHYALTLRQWYARTLAHEGEIKRMMGDRFFRMWCFYLAGATAAFESGGMGNYQIQFARSRHALPLTRDYMAAAEAEYLRLVS; translated from the coding sequence ATGTCGATCCTGCGTCCGTTTCTCTCCCGCATCGTTCGCAAGGGGCGCCTGACCGTCGTTGCGCCCGACGGCGCGCGCGAGACGTTCGGCGAACCCGCGCCCGGCTTTCCCGACGTCACCGTCCGCTTCACCAGCCGCCGCGGAATGCGGCGTATCCTGCTCGACCCGCGGCTCGGCGCGGGCGAGGCGTTCATGGACGGCGAGATGGAGCTGATCCAGGGCGACATCATGGACCTCGTCACCCTCATTCGCATGAACACGCCATGGGATCGCGGCGCAAGGCTCAAGGACAAGACATGGCTCGGCCGCCGCGCCGACTGGCTGAAGACGCGGCTCGGTTCGATCAACCGCCAGCGCCAGTCGCGCGCCAACGTCAGGCATCATTACGACATCGGCAACGAGCTTTACCGCCTCTTCCTCGACGACGACATGCAATATAGCTGCGCCTGGTGGTCGCGGCCCGACATGACGCTGGAGGAGGCGCAGGCGGCGAAAAAGGCGCATATCGCCGCAAAACTCGCGCTCGCGCCGGGGCAGCGCATTCTCGACATCGGCTGCGGCTGGGGCGGGATGGCGATCACCCTGGCGAAGCTCGAAGCGGTCGAGGTGCTCGGCATCACCCTGTCCGAAGAACAGCTGAGGCTGGCCCGCGAACGCGCCGCGGCGGCGGGGGTCGCCGACCGCGTGACGTTCGAGCTGATCGACTATCGCGACCTGGCCGCGCGCGATGCGGGGCGGTTCGACCGCATCGTCTCGGTCGGCATGTTCGAGCATGTCGGCGCCGCCAATTTCGAGGCCTTTTTCCGCGCCGCCGCCAATCTGATGACCGCCGACGGGGTGATGCTGCTCCACACGATCGGGCGCTTCGGGCGGCCGGGCGCGACCGACGCCTTCACGCGCAAATATATCTTCCCCGGCGGCTATATCCCGGCCTTGAGCGAGACATTGGCGGCGAGCGAAAAGAGCCGACTGATCGCCACCGACATCGAAACGCTGCGGCTGCATTATGCGCTGACCTTACGCCAATGGTATGCGCGCACGCTGGCGCACGAGGGCGAAATCAAGCGCATGATGGGCGACCGCTTCTTTCGCATGTGGTGCTTCTATCTCGCCGGCGCGACCGCGGCGTTCGAGAGCGGCGGGATGGGCAATTACCAGATCCAGTTCGCGCGCAGCCGCCACGCGCTGCCGCTGACGCGCGATTATATGGCGGCGGCCGAAGCCGAGTATCTTCGCCTCGTTTCCTGA
- a CDS encoding cytochrome b/b6 domain-containing protein has product MAEAETPIAPSGTASPPTRVYRHRLPVRIWHWVNAVTLLVLLMSGLMIFNAHPRLYWGQYGANADYAWFAIGSTPDTGYVRIGAARVETTGVLGRWTDAEGVEKTWAFPGWATIPTSYSLADGRRWHLLFAWVLAISLTLYMLWTAIGGHLKKDLHVRRDEWSPRHIWHDIRDHARLRFPTGEAAARYNILQKLSYIGVIFILLPLMIATGLTMSPGINAAAPWLLDLFGGRQSARSIHFIGAWALVAFFLVHIVMVLLAGPVNEVRSMVTGWFRLPVEKAESE; this is encoded by the coding sequence ATGGCCGAGGCTGAAACTCCCATCGCTCCTTCGGGAACCGCCTCGCCGCCAACGCGCGTCTATCGCCACCGGCTGCCCGTGCGCATCTGGCACTGGGTCAATGCCGTCACCTTGCTTGTCCTGCTGATGAGCGGGCTGATGATCTTCAACGCGCACCCGCGGCTATACTGGGGGCAATATGGCGCGAACGCCGATTATGCCTGGTTCGCGATCGGATCGACGCCTGACACCGGCTATGTGCGCATCGGCGCCGCGCGGGTCGAGACCACCGGCGTCCTCGGCCGCTGGACCGATGCTGAGGGCGTGGAGAAGACCTGGGCCTTTCCCGGCTGGGCGACGATCCCGACCAGCTACAGCCTCGCCGACGGGCGGCGCTGGCATCTGCTGTTCGCGTGGGTGCTGGCGATCAGCCTGACGCTCTACATGCTGTGGACCGCGATCGGCGGGCATCTGAAAAAGGATTTGCACGTCCGCCGCGACGAATGGTCGCCGCGCCATATCTGGCACGACATCAGGGATCATGCCCGGCTGCGCTTCCCGACCGGGGAGGCGGCGGCGCGCTATAATATCCTCCAGAAACTCAGCTATATCGGGGTGATCTTCATCCTGCTGCCGCTGATGATCGCGACCGGGCTGACCATGTCGCCGGGGATCAACGCCGCGGCGCCGTGGCTGCTCGATCTGTTCGGCGGGCGCCAGTCGGCGCGTTCGATCCACTTCATCGGCGCCTGGGCGCTCGTGGCCTTTTTCCTCGTCCATATCGTCATGGTGCTGCTCGCGGGGCCGGTGAACGAAGTTCGCTCGATGGTGACTGGCTGGTTCCGCCTGCCGGTGGAGAAGGCAGAAAGCGAATGA
- a CDS encoding S46 family peptidase, producing MRLTLAFASAAATAFAISTPAAAEEGMWTFDAVPTDAIKAAYGWAPDQKWLDHTRASAVRLTGGCSASFVSSEGLILTNHHCVVGCLQNLSSADNDLVAGGFNAADRARELKCPGQQAEVVTSITDVTGEISKAIGSLNGEALVKARDARIAEIEAAECTDREKTRCQVVTLFGGGQYKLYKYRKYSDVRIAWAPEFQAAFFGGDPDNFNFPRYAMDAAFLRAYENGKPAATPAHLKWNPRAPQEGEITFVVGNPGSTQRLLTETQRAFQRTERLPLTLLLLSEYRGRLIAKMEESPEKAREGADELFGIENSFKALSGQFRALNDPAFTAKMAADEAALREKVKGNAEIGDPWAAIDAATAKRRDTYLDSVFLERGPASFSTLAGYAQTLVRAAAERAKPNSERLPGFTDSALPLTEKRLTDPVPTYPWLEELAVGFWASKAREYLGTDNEDIQALLGKESPEALAERLVTGTRLADPAYRKQLWDGGAAAITASDDPMIRFFAQLDPRSRAIKTAFDRDYDAPVTAAQARLAKARFAAYGDALYPDATFTLRLSYGQVKGWTERGKPVPAMTRIGGTYDRATGQLPYKLAEGFVTAESRIDKNGVYDFVTTNDIIGGNSGSPVIARDGSVIGTAFDGNIHSLGGNFGYDGTLNRTVAVSTAAIQQALDVIWPAPALSAELKGGTRR from the coding sequence ATGCGCCTGACCCTTGCTTTCGCTTCCGCCGCCGCGACCGCCTTTGCCATTTCCACACCCGCCGCGGCCGAGGAGGGCATGTGGACCTTCGACGCGGTGCCGACCGACGCGATCAAGGCGGCCTATGGCTGGGCGCCCGACCAGAAATGGCTCGACCATACGCGCGCGTCGGCGGTGCGGCTGACCGGGGGCTGTTCGGCGTCCTTTGTGTCGAGCGAGGGGCTGATCCTCACCAATCATCATTGCGTCGTCGGCTGCCTGCAAAATCTGTCGAGCGCCGATAACGACCTGGTCGCGGGCGGCTTCAACGCCGCCGACCGCGCGCGCGAGCTCAAATGCCCCGGCCAGCAGGCCGAAGTCGTCACCTCGATCACCGACGTCACCGGCGAGATTTCCAAGGCGATTGGCAGCCTGAACGGCGAAGCGCTGGTCAAGGCGCGCGACGCGCGGATCGCGGAGATCGAGGCCGCCGAATGCACCGACCGCGAAAAAACGCGCTGCCAGGTCGTCACGCTGTTCGGCGGCGGCCAGTACAAGCTTTATAAATACCGCAAATACAGCGACGTCCGCATCGCCTGGGCGCCCGAGTTCCAGGCGGCTTTCTTCGGCGGCGACCCCGACAATTTCAACTTCCCGCGCTATGCGATGGATGCCGCTTTCCTGCGCGCCTATGAAAATGGCAAGCCGGCCGCGACCCCGGCGCACCTCAAATGGAACCCGCGCGCGCCGCAGGAGGGCGAGATCACCTTCGTCGTCGGCAACCCCGGATCGACCCAGCGGCTGCTCACCGAAACGCAGCGCGCCTTTCAGCGCACCGAACGCCTGCCGCTCACCCTGCTCCTGCTCTCCGAATATCGCGGGCGGCTCATCGCCAAGATGGAGGAAAGCCCCGAAAAGGCGCGCGAGGGCGCCGACGAGCTGTTCGGGATCGAAAATAGTTTCAAGGCGCTGTCGGGCCAGTTTCGCGCATTGAACGACCCCGCCTTCACCGCCAAGATGGCGGCCGACGAAGCCGCGCTGCGCGAAAAGGTGAAGGGCAATGCCGAAATCGGCGACCCCTGGGCGGCGATCGACGCCGCGACGGCGAAGCGGCGCGACACCTATCTCGACAGCGTATTCCTCGAACGCGGCCCGGCGAGCTTCTCGACGCTCGCGGGTTATGCGCAGACGCTCGTGCGCGCCGCCGCGGAGCGGGCGAAGCCGAACAGCGAGCGCCTGCCCGGTTTCACCGATTCGGCGCTGCCGCTCACCGAAAAGCGGCTGACCGATCCGGTGCCGACCTATCCCTGGCTGGAGGAGCTGGCGGTCGGATTCTGGGCGAGCAAGGCGCGCGAATATCTGGGCACCGACAATGAAGACATCCAGGCGCTGCTCGGCAAGGAAAGCCCCGAGGCGCTGGCCGAGCGGCTGGTGACGGGCACCAGGCTCGCCGATCCCGCCTATCGCAAGCAGTTGTGGGACGGCGGCGCGGCGGCGATCACGGCGTCGGACGATCCGATGATCCGCTTCTTCGCGCAGCTCGATCCGCGCTCGCGCGCGATCAAGACGGCGTTCGACCGCGACTATGACGCGCCGGTCACCGCGGCGCAGGCGCGGCTCGCCAAGGCGCGTTTCGCCGCCTATGGCGACGCGCTCTATCCCGATGCGACCTTCACGCTGCGCCTGTCCTATGGCCAGGTGAAGGGGTGGACCGAACGCGGCAAGCCGGTGCCCGCAATGACGCGAATCGGCGGCACCTATGACCGCGCGACGGGCCAGCTTCCCTACAAGCTCGCCGAGGGATTCGTGACGGCCGAAAGCCGGATCGACAAAAATGGCGTCTATGATTTCGTGACGACGAACGACATCATCGGCGGCAATTCCGGGTCGCCGGTGATCGCGCGCGACGGCAGCGTGATCGGCACCGCCTTCGACGGCAATATCCATTCGCTTGGCGGCAATTTCGGCTATGACGGCACATTGAACCGGACCGTCGCGGTGTCGACCGCGGCGATCCAGCAGGCGCTCGACGTGATCTGGCCCGCACCCGCGCTGTCCGCCGAACTGAAGGGCGGCACGCGCCGGTAA